The proteins below are encoded in one region of Glandiceps talaboti chromosome 17, keGlaTala1.1, whole genome shotgun sequence:
- the LOC144447970 gene encoding cytochrome P450 4F4-like: protein MFKNNEESISRVVKRSAELSPASLLWLGPFLSRVVVNHPSTVKAVLTTTEPKDEFFYGMIKPWLGDGLLISSGQKWFRNRRLLTPGFHFDILRPYVNVYNECIQTMLSKWDTLCQKNGESSCEVEMFEHVSLMTLDSLLKCIFSQESNCQVDKNQNPYIRGVYALSYLIIERARFVPYHNDVIFHMSRMGYRFRKAVKSVHDYSKRVIQERKVTLRKEEVNKTKSFRKYIDFLDILLSAKDEGGQGLSDQEIQDEVDTFMFEGHDTTASGISWILYNLAMNPEHQEKCRQEADRILTGKDNKQIEWDDLGSLSYTTLCIKESLRIRPPVPIVARRLMSPLTLPEAGVIPPGTTVIVSIMSLHHNAHVWPEPETFDPLRFLPENTKDRSPYAYVPFSAGPRNCIGQNFAMNEMKVAIAMVLHRFELFPVMDKLPERTNNLVLRSINGIHLRITPRYK, encoded by the exons ATG TTTAAGAACAATGAAGAAAGCATTTCTCGAGTAGTCAAACGATCAGCTGAATTAAGTCCTGCGAGTTTATTGTGGCTTGGGCCCTTCCTGTCACGTGTCGTTGTCAATCATCCATCAACCGTAAAAGCAGTATTAACAACAACAG AACCAAAAGACGAGTTCTTCTACGGGATGATCAAACCCTGGCTTGGTGATGGCTTACTAATTAGTTCTGGACAGAAATGGTTTCGCAATAGACGTCTCCTAACGCCTGGTTTTCACTTTGATATACTACGACCATATGTTAATGTATACAATGAGTGTATTCAAACTATGTTG AGTAAATGGGATACACTGTGTCAGAAGAATGGAGAAAGTAGTTGTGAGGTAGAAATGTTTGAACACGTTAGTTTGATGACATTGGACAGTCTCTTGAAGTGTATCTTTAGTCAAGAAAGCAACTGTCAAGTTGACAA GAACCAGAATCCATACATCCGGGGAGTTTATGCATTGTCATACTTGATCATAGAGAGAGCTAGATTTGTACCCTAccacaatgacgtcatttttcaCATGTCACGAATGGGATATAGATTTCGTAAAGCTGTGAAATCTGTTCACGACTACTCTAAACGTGTGATACAAGAAAGAAAAGTTACACTGAGAAAAGAAGAAGTAAACAAGACAAAAAGTTTCCGAAAATACATTGACTTTTTGGATATTCTACTGAGTGCAAAG GATGAAGGGGGTCAAGGGTTATCAGACCAAGAAATTCAGGATGAAGTAGATACATTTATGTTTGAAGGTCATGACACTACAGCCAGTGGTATATCCTGGATTCTGTACAACCTAGCCATGAATCCAGAACATCAAGAGAAATGCCGACAAGAAGCTGATCGAATACTAACTGGTAAAGATAATAAACAGATTGAGTG GGATGATCTTGGATCACTGTCATATACAACACTGTGTATTAAGGAAAGTCTGAGAATTCGCCCTCCAGTTCCAATTGTAGCTCGCCGTTTAATGTCACCTTTGACTTTACCAGAGGCTGGAGTCATACCACCAG GGACTACAGTCATCGTATCAATTATGTCTCTGCACCATAATGCACATGTATGGCCTGAACCAGAGACATTTGACCCGCTGAGATTCCTTCCAGAAAACACAAAAGACAGATCACCATATGCATATGTACCCTTCTCAGCTGGACCAAG AAACTGCATCGGTCAAAACTTTGCcatgaatgaaatgaaagttgCCATAGCAATGGTCCTCCACAGGTTTGAATTATTCCCTGTGATGGATAAGCTACCGGAAAGAACTAACAATTTGGTATTGAGATCGATTAACGGAATACATCTGCGTATAACGCCGAGATATAAATAA